From a region of the bacterium genome:
- a CDS encoding VOC family protein, with protein MRIEHIAVWTQNLQAMVEFYCQWFQAEAGPKYANDLKGFESYFITFPSGARLEVMRSAAAPEPSPEHAESSSGYAHIAFSVGSEFKVDILTQQLREAGHTVLDGPRRTGDGYYESVVLDPDGNKVEITV; from the coding sequence ATGCGCATTGAACACATTGCCGTCTGGACACAGAATCTGCAGGCCATGGTGGAGTTTTACTGCCAATGGTTCCAGGCTGAGGCGGGGCCCAAGTACGCCAACGATTTAAAGGGGTTTGAATCGTACTTCATTACCTTCCCGTCGGGGGCGCGCCTGGAGGTGATGAGGTCTGCCGCGGCACCCGAACCGTCCCCGGAGCATGCAGAATCTTCCTCCGGATATGCCCACATCGCTTTCTCGGTGGGATCGGAATTTAAGGTCGACATCCTTACGCAGCAGCTTCGGGAAGCGGGACACACTGTACTGGACGGACCGCGGCGCACAGGGGACGGATACTACGAGAGCGTTGTCCTGGACCCGGATGGTAATAAGGTGGAGATCACGGTTTGA
- a CDS encoding redoxin domain-containing protein, translating to MNFQNKTAILAVVILVATLAVPAVGQPERGIEVGQKIKPRQFRTIEREKIILPVEEGLTVLLFWSTWSPRSEPALQLWKKYGDEYRDYGVNVFTINADHQDMQPEDVQKVREYIAQREIDLPVVVDSQLEFFNEIGVIVLPTVLFFKPDGTLDYKYASFPSSAELDLKEDLEAKLGIADEPTAEEETTRGKLTYQPKNNALLFFGLGKRYHEKGYPEKARDKYIEALQKDSEYADPLRSLERLFFDKGRTPEAEDRLKTLLTDSGLEAVIGSIQEEPEGMEVEQMSAPEATAQSGQVSAQAATPEAKKLTPMERMKLLMEKGK from the coding sequence ATGAACTTTCAAAACAAAACAGCAATACTTGCGGTAGTGATCCTCGTTGCCACCCTGGCTGTCCCCGCCGTAGGCCAGCCGGAAAGAGGGATCGAGGTTGGTCAGAAAATAAAACCCAGGCAGTTCAGGACTATCGAACGGGAGAAAATAATCCTGCCGGTTGAGGAAGGGTTGACTGTTCTGTTGTTCTGGTCCACCTGGAGCCCTCGATCGGAGCCTGCGCTGCAGTTGTGGAAAAAGTACGGGGACGAATACAGGGACTACGGGGTTAACGTGTTCACTATCAACGCAGATCACCAGGACATGCAGCCCGAGGATGTTCAGAAAGTTAGGGAATATATCGCCCAGAGGGAGATCGATCTTCCGGTGGTTGTGGATTCGCAGTTGGAGTTTTTCAACGAGATAGGGGTCATTGTTCTTCCCACAGTGCTGTTTTTCAAACCAGACGGGACCCTGGATTATAAATATGCCAGCTTTCCATCAAGCGCGGAGTTGGATCTCAAGGAAGACCTGGAAGCGAAGCTTGGCATTGCCGACGAACCTACTGCCGAGGAAGAGACCACCCGCGGCAAGCTGACCTATCAGCCTAAAAACAATGCGCTCCTGTTCTTCGGTCTGGGGAAGCGGTACCACGAAAAAGGCTATCCAGAGAAGGCCAGGGACAAGTACATCGAAGCGCTTCAAAAAGATTCGGAATATGCTGATCCGCTGCGCTCGCTGGAGAGACTCTTTTTTGATAAAGGCAGAACGCCGGAGGCCGAGGATCGTTTAAAAACCCTTCTCACAGACAGTGGACTCGAAGCTGTTATCGGGAGCATCCAGGAGGAACCGGAGGGGATGGAAGTTGAGCAGATGTCCGCACCTGAAGCAACTGCCCAATCGGGTCAGGTGTCTGCACAGGCTGCCACACCTGAAGCAAAGAAACTGACCCCCATGGAGCGAATGAAGCTTCTTATGGAGAAGGGGAAATAA
- the dnaK gene encoding molecular chaperone DnaK: MAKVIGIDLGTTYSAVAVMEGGSPKIIPNEEGGRTTPSVAAFTKDNGRLVGQVAKRQAVTNPERTIYSIKRFMGRRLKEVPEEIKIVPYKVDKDSSGGVVVKIDDKTYTPPEISAMILQKLKKAAEDYLGEKVTQAVITVPAYFNDSQRQATKDAGKIAGLEVLRIVNEPTAAALAYGLDKKADEKIAVYDFGGGTFDISILEVGDNVVEVKSTNGDTHLGGDNIDQVIIDYLVVEFKKDQGIDLSGDPMAMQRLKEAAEKAKIELSTTQETDINLPFVTADQSGPKHLNIKLTLAKFEQMIGDLVKRTIGPCKQALKDAGLKPADIDEVILVGGSTRIPMVQKAVQDLFGKEPHRGVNPDEVVALGAAVQAGVLSGEVKDVLLLDVTPLSMGIETLGGVMTVLIERNTTIPHRKSETFTTADDNQTQVEIHVLQGERQMAVDNRTLGKFHLIGLPPAPRGMPKVEVTFNIDADGIVNVSAKDTATGKEQSIKIEASTGLSDDEVQRMVSDAESHGEDDRLKKETVEVRNRLDNLVYEVDKNLKENRDKIDEENAKNIEDALEKGREAIKGSDKGEMESAIEEISKASHKLAEVLYQAAQSDSGAAEGDPAPDGGPGGDDDDVVDAEYTDTDTDA; encoded by the coding sequence ATGGCAAAAGTAATAGGGATCGACCTTGGAACGACCTACTCGGCCGTTGCTGTTATGGAGGGAGGGAGCCCCAAGATCATTCCCAACGAAGAGGGCGGACGAACCACACCTTCTGTTGCGGCTTTCACCAAGGACAACGGTCGTCTTGTTGGCCAGGTAGCCAAGCGGCAGGCCGTAACCAATCCGGAGAGAACGATCTACTCCATCAAGCGGTTCATGGGAAGGCGTCTAAAAGAGGTTCCCGAGGAGATCAAGATTGTACCTTACAAGGTGGATAAGGACAGTTCCGGTGGCGTGGTGGTCAAGATCGACGACAAAACCTACACTCCCCCTGAGATTTCCGCCATGATCCTTCAGAAGCTGAAGAAGGCGGCTGAGGATTATCTGGGCGAAAAGGTTACACAGGCTGTCATCACTGTTCCGGCTTATTTCAACGACAGTCAGAGACAGGCCACCAAGGACGCTGGCAAGATAGCCGGTCTTGAGGTGCTTCGTATCGTTAACGAACCCACAGCTGCGGCGCTGGCCTACGGTCTGGACAAGAAGGCTGATGAGAAGATCGCAGTCTACGACTTCGGCGGAGGCACCTTCGACATCTCCATCCTTGAAGTCGGTGACAACGTGGTCGAGGTAAAGAGCACCAACGGCGATACCCATCTGGGCGGCGACAATATCGACCAGGTCATCATCGACTATCTGGTAGTGGAGTTCAAGAAGGACCAGGGGATAGACTTGTCGGGTGATCCCATGGCCATGCAGAGGCTCAAGGAGGCTGCGGAAAAAGCCAAAATTGAGCTTTCCACTACCCAGGAAACCGACATCAACCTGCCCTTCGTCACAGCCGATCAGAGTGGCCCAAAACATCTCAACATCAAGCTGACCCTGGCCAAGTTCGAGCAGATGATAGGTGACCTTGTTAAGAGGACCATCGGTCCGTGCAAACAGGCCTTAAAAGATGCCGGACTCAAACCGGCCGATATTGATGAGGTGATCCTGGTTGGTGGTTCCACAAGAATCCCCATGGTTCAGAAGGCTGTTCAGGACCTGTTTGGGAAGGAACCCCACAGGGGGGTCAACCCGGACGAAGTCGTTGCCCTGGGCGCGGCGGTCCAGGCGGGCGTGCTGTCAGGAGAGGTCAAGGATGTTCTTCTGCTCGACGTGACTCCTCTCTCCATGGGTATCGAGACCCTGGGCGGTGTCATGACCGTCCTCATCGAGAGAAACACCACCATACCCCATCGCAAGTCGGAGACCTTTACCACTGCGGATGATAACCAGACCCAGGTGGAGATACATGTGCTCCAGGGTGAAAGGCAGATGGCTGTTGATAACCGGACCCTCGGAAAGTTTCACCTCATAGGACTTCCTCCCGCGCCTCGTGGAATGCCGAAGGTCGAGGTGACCTTCAACATCGACGCTGACGGTATCGTGAACGTGTCCGCTAAAGACACCGCCACCGGCAAGGAGCAGTCTATCAAGATCGAGGCGTCCACCGGCCTGTCTGACGATGAGGTCCAACGCATGGTGTCCGATGCCGAGTCCCATGGTGAGGATGATCGCCTCAAGAAGGAGACTGTCGAGGTTCGCAACAGACTCGATAACCTGGTCTACGAGGTTGACAAGAACCTCAAGGAGAATCGCGACAAGATCGATGAGGAGAATGCAAAAAATATAGAGGATGCACTCGAAAAGGGGCGTGAGGCCATCAAGGGCTCTGACAAGGGCGAGATGGAGAGCGCAATTGAGGAGATCAGCAAAGCCTCTCACAAACTTGCCGAGGTTCTCTACCAGGCCGCGCAGAGTGACTCTGGTGCCGCCGAAGGTGATCCGGCTCCGGATGGTGGCCCTGGCGGAGACGACGATGATGTCGTTGACGCTGAGTACACAGATACTGACACTGACGCGTAA
- the pcnB gene encoding polynucleotide adenylyltransferase PcnB, which translates to MHSRSDNSTLHPEPVIVPRSEHTLSRSSIDPDALKVLYRLNRHGHIAYLVGGGVRDLLLGKKPKDFDISTSAHPHEIKKIFGNCRLIGRRFRLAHLYFRGGKIIEVSTFRTISEINAEGGPVTSDNTFGTPWEDAFRRDFTVNALFYNISDFSVIDYVNGLKDLENRLIRCIGDPEVRFREDPIRMLRGVRFAALLDCDLDSESERLIRESKDDIWEGATPRILEEIIRMMGRGTAASAFGRLQELGLLSTLFPEIDQHIRIEGGNFYHDLFSKLDKRLRSGETPHPWLIFACLFYPYYDFLYRGSSGDDLLKLARDAILPICRRMQVPKRMQDIIRQILAAQVRLFELRGSRFKPRTVLRKSYFRDAFTLFEIVASTTPEGRELISEWQKLEGPSPSQKPDPKRTRRRRKRGPKPPSVAPAG; encoded by the coding sequence ATGCACAGCAGATCCGATAATTCGACCCTACATCCAGAACCTGTCATCGTTCCTCGCTCGGAACATACACTTTCCCGTTCCAGTATCGACCCCGACGCCCTTAAGGTGCTCTACCGGCTCAATCGTCACGGGCATATCGCCTATTTGGTCGGTGGGGGTGTCAGGGATCTGCTGTTGGGAAAAAAACCCAAAGACTTTGACATCAGCACCTCAGCACACCCTCATGAGATCAAAAAGATCTTCGGCAACTGCCGCCTTATCGGCCGCCGATTCCGTCTCGCTCACCTCTATTTCAGGGGTGGAAAGATCATTGAAGTCTCAACCTTTCGGACCATTTCCGAGATCAACGCGGAGGGCGGACCGGTCACCTCAGACAACACTTTCGGCACACCGTGGGAGGATGCATTTCGAAGGGATTTCACCGTAAACGCCCTCTTTTACAACATTTCCGATTTTTCGGTGATCGACTATGTCAACGGCTTGAAGGACCTGGAAAACCGGCTGATCCGCTGCATTGGTGACCCTGAAGTCCGTTTCCGCGAGGACCCTATCCGCATGCTGCGCGGAGTCAGGTTCGCCGCATTGCTCGATTGTGATCTTGACTCTGAGAGTGAGCGGCTCATCCGGGAATCAAAAGATGACATATGGGAAGGCGCCACACCCAGGATTCTGGAGGAGATCATCCGCATGATGGGTCGGGGCACGGCGGCCAGCGCATTTGGCCGTCTTCAGGAACTCGGGCTGCTCTCGACCCTTTTCCCCGAGATAGACCAGCACATCAGGATAGAAGGTGGCAATTTTTACCACGACCTTTTTTCAAAACTGGACAAACGGTTGCGCTCCGGCGAAACCCCGCATCCATGGCTTATCTTCGCCTGCCTTTTCTACCCCTATTATGATTTCCTCTATCGAGGGAGTTCCGGTGACGATCTTTTAAAGCTGGCTCGAGACGCCATTTTACCGATCTGTCGGCGTATGCAGGTACCCAAGCGGATGCAGGATATCATCAGGCAGATCCTGGCGGCACAAGTCCGTCTTTTCGAACTTCGCGGAAGCAGATTCAAACCTCGTACGGTCCTGCGGAAATCCTATTTCAGGGACGCCTTTACCCTATTTGAGATCGTGGCCTCTACCACCCCGGAAGGCAGGGAACTCATCAGTGAGTGGCAGAAACTTGAGGGTCCTTCACCTTCTCAAAAACCCGATCCAAAGCGGACCCGTCGAAGGAGAAAACGTGGCCCCAAGCCCCCTTCCGTCGCGCCCGCAGGATAA
- a CDS encoding carbohydrate ABC transporter permease, with protein sequence MAEKSLAVVTRTPGVVAGRIFIYTLLGIAAVYFLLPFLVMVMTSVKTMEDIRMGTLISLPREINFDAWGEAWSSACIGVNCQGIRGYFFNSVKMVIPAVLISTAFGAINGYVFSKWRFKGSELIFSLLLIGCFIPFQVILLPMALTLGALGIAQSINGLILVHVVYGLAFTTLFFRNFYVSIPDDLVRAARIDGAGFFRIFWRIILPVSAPIIVVTVIWQTTQIWNDFLFGVVFSGGDSQPVTVALNNLVNTSTGVKKYNVDMAAAIIAASPTLLVYILAGKYFLRGLTAGSIKG encoded by the coding sequence ATGGCTGAAAAATCTCTTGCAGTGGTCACCAGGACCCCTGGCGTTGTCGCAGGCAGGATATTTATCTACACCCTGCTTGGCATTGCCGCCGTTTATTTTCTGCTGCCTTTCCTCGTTATGGTCATGACCTCTGTCAAAACGATGGAGGACATCAGGATGGGTACCCTGATCTCACTGCCCCGGGAGATCAACTTCGATGCCTGGGGTGAAGCCTGGAGTTCGGCGTGCATCGGGGTCAACTGCCAGGGTATCAGGGGCTATTTTTTCAACTCCGTCAAGATGGTTATCCCGGCCGTTTTAATTTCTACTGCCTTCGGGGCCATTAACGGCTATGTTTTTTCCAAGTGGCGCTTTAAAGGGAGTGAATTGATCTTCTCTTTGCTCCTCATCGGCTGTTTTATACCCTTCCAGGTGATCCTGCTTCCCATGGCCCTGACCCTGGGCGCTTTAGGGATCGCGCAGAGCATTAACGGGCTTATCCTGGTCCACGTCGTTTACGGCCTTGCCTTCACCACCCTCTTTTTTAGAAATTTCTACGTTTCCATACCCGACGATCTAGTCAGGGCGGCTCGCATCGACGGTGCCGGTTTTTTCCGTATCTTCTGGAGGATCATCCTGCCGGTGTCGGCGCCCATTATAGTGGTCACCGTGATCTGGCAGACCACACAGATATGGAACGATTTCCTCTTTGGAGTTGTTTTCAGCGGTGGCGATTCCCAGCCCGTTACGGTGGCACTGAACAACCTGGTGAACACATCCACCGGCGTGAAAAAATACAATGTGGATATGGCAGCGGCCATCATCGCCGCCTCGCCGACACTCCTCGTGTATATCCTTGCGGGGAAATACTTTCTGCGAGGGCTGACAGCAGGGTCGATCAAGGGCTAG
- a CDS encoding SDR family oxidoreductase, whose product MKILFIGGTGIISSSCSREAVRQGHELFHLNRGSHPDLAPPGVTTLKADIRNSQQVGKALAGHRFDCIVNWVAFEPEHVRQDIKLLGPLTQHYIFISSASVYLKPPPHWFITEETPVGNPYWPYAQGKIACEELLLDNHRKNGFPVTIVRPSHTYTDGWVPTPIGSRDFTIARRLLDGKKVISPGNGQSLWTITHSDDFARGFTGLLVTPEAVGEIFHITSDEARTWDAFYRIIGKTLGLDVNIVHIPSDVVNEISSTLGQGLMGDKGYSMVFDNSKIKRFVPGFSALIPFQEGIHRSLNWFEEDPVRKVVDPARDAEIDRVLKVWAQQNAERRTQNAE is encoded by the coding sequence ATGAAAATTCTATTCATCGGCGGCACAGGCATCATCTCCTCCTCCTGCTCACGGGAAGCTGTCAGGCAGGGGCATGAACTGTTTCATCTCAATCGGGGAAGCCACCCGGACCTGGCACCCCCCGGCGTCACTACTTTAAAAGCGGATATTCGGAATTCGCAGCAAGTGGGAAAAGCCTTAGCCGGTCACCGTTTTGACTGCATCGTCAACTGGGTTGCCTTCGAACCTGAACATGTGCGCCAGGATATCAAGCTCCTAGGACCGTTGACGCAACACTACATCTTCATCAGTTCCGCCTCTGTCTATCTCAAACCTCCGCCCCACTGGTTTATCACCGAAGAAACCCCCGTCGGAAACCCTTACTGGCCTTACGCTCAAGGCAAGATCGCCTGCGAAGAATTGCTCCTTGATAACCACAGGAAGAACGGTTTCCCTGTGACGATCGTGAGGCCGTCACACACCTATACTGACGGCTGGGTCCCCACTCCCATTGGGTCAAGGGATTTTACCATTGCCCGGAGGCTGCTGGACGGCAAAAAGGTCATCTCTCCGGGCAACGGCCAATCTCTCTGGACCATTACCCACAGCGACGATTTTGCCAGAGGTTTTACGGGCCTCCTCGTTACCCCTGAAGCTGTCGGAGAGATCTTTCACATCACCTCTGACGAAGCCCGGACGTGGGACGCCTTTTACAGAATCATCGGAAAGACTCTGGGCCTGGATGTGAACATCGTCCACATCCCATCTGATGTAGTCAACGAGATCAGTTCGACCCTGGGCCAGGGCTTGATGGGAGACAAGGGCTACAGCATGGTCTTCGACAACTCCAAGATAAAACGGTTTGTCCCGGGTTTTTCCGCACTGATCCCATTCCAGGAGGGGATCCACAGGTCCCTGAATTGGTTTGAGGAAGACCCGGTCCGGAAGGTCGTGGACCCGGCAAGGGACGCCGAGATCGACAGGGTTTTGAAGGTATGGGCTCAACAGAATGCAGAACGCAGGACGCAGAACGCAGAATAA
- a CDS encoding TlpA disulfide reductase family protein — translation MIPGSSRINPVYNILMRLGSLVILFSLGWPVSALAIHEQSNREIVEGDIVPWMPEKTIQGNAIMIPANEGITVVLFWATWSSRSKQALELWNKFKDDYADQSLTIITVNAERDELSSQELQSIDQYIVENIPNLPVVLDGGLNLFNTYAVIALPTAFFLESSGKVLYRYPSFPASAALDLQEELEVTLGLRKRQTQEEEASRGKLEYQPKNNALLYYNLGVRLYKKGFREKALQRIIIALQRDPEYQDPLRAMEGIFFGDGRTPEDEARLKTFLMENGLDGQVDRIGEGKPLLIEVPKKIDATERMRQLMEKNAPSPGSSR, via the coding sequence ATGATCCCGGGATCATCCAGAATAAATCCGGTTTATAATATCTTAATGCGCCTGGGTTCCCTGGTTATTTTGTTCAGCCTGGGATGGCCTGTTTCCGCCCTGGCCATCCACGAGCAGAGCAACAGAGAGATCGTTGAAGGGGATATTGTCCCCTGGATGCCTGAAAAAACTATCCAGGGCAATGCGATCATGATCCCGGCGAATGAAGGGATCACAGTGGTTCTGTTCTGGGCGACCTGGAGTTCGAGGTCGAAGCAGGCCCTTGAGCTCTGGAATAAGTTCAAGGATGACTATGCTGATCAATCCCTGACCATTATAACGGTCAACGCTGAGCGGGATGAACTTTCCAGCCAGGAACTTCAGAGCATCGACCAATACATCGTGGAAAATATCCCAAACCTTCCTGTCGTCCTGGATGGAGGATTGAACCTTTTCAATACCTATGCTGTCATTGCATTGCCGACAGCTTTTTTCCTGGAAAGCTCGGGGAAAGTACTCTACCGGTACCCCAGTTTCCCAGCCAGCGCGGCCCTTGACCTTCAGGAGGAGCTTGAGGTCACCCTCGGCCTCAGGAAAAGGCAGACGCAAGAGGAAGAGGCCTCAAGAGGCAAGCTGGAGTATCAGCCGAAAAACAACGCGCTCCTGTACTACAATCTGGGTGTCCGGCTTTACAAAAAAGGGTTCAGGGAAAAAGCGCTTCAACGGATCATCATTGCTCTTCAAAGGGATCCTGAATACCAGGATCCCCTGCGCGCCATGGAAGGGATTTTTTTCGGCGACGGCAGGACACCAGAAGATGAGGCCAGGCTTAAGACCTTCCTGATGGAGAACGGCCTTGATGGCCAGGTGGACCGGATCGGGGAGGGGAAGCCCCTATTGATCGAGGTGCCTAAAAAGATCGATGCCACGGAGCGAATGCGTCAGCTCATGGAAAAAAATGCTCCCTCTCCAGGCTCTTCCCGGTAG
- the ugpC gene encoding sn-glycerol-3-phosphate ABC transporter ATP-binding protein UgpC, producing the protein MSSLTIKGVYKSFGHVEVLKDISLDIQSGEFLVLVGPSGCGKSTLLNLIAGLEIVTRGEIFISDQMVNGVSPKDRDIAMVFQTYALYPSMSVRKNISFGLEMRKVPKDEIKKIVKKVSGILQIEELLNRKPAQLSGGQRQRVAMGRALARNPSIFLFDEPLSNLDAKLRVEMRTEIKLLHHRLGVTTVYVTHDQIEAMTLADRIAIIKDGTIQQLDTPRNVYKNPANLFVGGFIGSPAMNFLPSQVVQVGDGQGVVLDVDGGQSYTLPASPGNGALAKWVGREVLLGLRPEYLSDSLPDQDEEPQVHELECRVTVVEPTGADTIIFVKINGVKVTCRVHPDSAGKPGETMKLVTDMNKVFFFDPETGERI; encoded by the coding sequence GTGTCATCATTGACGATCAAAGGTGTGTACAAATCCTTCGGGCACGTGGAGGTCCTGAAGGATATTTCTCTGGACATCCAGTCAGGAGAGTTTTTGGTCCTGGTGGGGCCCTCAGGGTGCGGAAAATCCACACTGCTCAACCTCATCGCCGGCCTGGAAATTGTCACCCGGGGGGAGATCTTTATCAGTGACCAGATGGTAAACGGTGTCAGCCCCAAGGATCGGGATATCGCCATGGTGTTCCAGACCTATGCCCTGTATCCCAGCATGAGCGTGCGAAAGAACATCTCCTTCGGGCTGGAGATGAGGAAGGTCCCCAAAGATGAGATCAAAAAAATAGTGAAGAAGGTGTCGGGCATCCTGCAGATCGAGGAACTGCTGAACAGGAAACCGGCACAGCTTTCCGGGGGACAGCGGCAGCGGGTTGCCATGGGCAGGGCCCTGGCGCGCAACCCGTCCATATTCCTTTTCGACGAACCCCTCAGCAACCTGGACGCCAAGCTCAGGGTGGAGATGCGCACGGAGATTAAGCTGCTCCACCATCGTCTTGGCGTGACTACCGTATACGTCACCCACGATCAGATCGAGGCCATGACACTGGCTGACCGCATCGCCATTATAAAGGATGGGACTATCCAGCAGCTCGATACACCCAGGAACGTCTACAAAAACCCCGCAAATCTTTTCGTGGGCGGGTTCATCGGATCGCCGGCCATGAATTTCCTGCCCAGCCAGGTGGTTCAGGTCGGGGACGGGCAAGGGGTCGTTCTGGATGTGGATGGAGGCCAAAGCTATACCCTTCCTGCCTCCCCAGGGAACGGTGCGCTGGCCAAGTGGGTGGGCCGGGAGGTCCTTCTGGGTCTCAGACCCGAGTACCTGTCCGATTCCCTACCCGACCAGGATGAAGAGCCCCAGGTCCATGAGCTGGAGTGCCGGGTGACGGTGGTGGAGCCGACAGGCGCCGATACCATCATTTTCGTCAAGATCAACGGCGTGAAGGTCACCTGCCGCGTTCACCCGGACAGTGCCGGGAAGCCGGGTGAGACCATGAAATTGGTCACCGACATGAACAAGGTCTTTTTCTTTGATCCGGAAACGGGGGAGAGAATATAA
- a CDS encoding MTH1187 family thiamine-binding protein, translating into MVIAEITVVPLGTGTPSLSRFVADAVKALKDTGIRYTLTPMGTVLEGTLEEVLEAVRMLHRLPFNQGVGRVSTRLVIDERRDKDATAAGKVASVEKRLKNGE; encoded by the coding sequence ATGGTAATCGCTGAAATTACAGTCGTCCCTTTGGGTACGGGCACTCCCAGCCTCAGTCGTTTTGTGGCAGATGCCGTCAAGGCTCTCAAGGATACAGGCATCCGTTACACTCTTACCCCCATGGGTACTGTTTTGGAGGGAACGCTGGAGGAGGTCCTCGAGGCAGTACGCATGCTGCACCGGCTGCCGTTTAACCAGGGGGTTGGACGGGTGTCAACCCGCTTGGTCATTGATGAGCGGAGAGATAAAGATGCGACTGCTGCGGGGAAAGTGGCATCGGTGGAGAAACGACTGAAGAATGGTGAATAG
- a CDS encoding sugar ABC transporter permease: MSNEGRQTGRGFAGSLQRYLPGIVLSPTILAAVVFIYGFIMWTAWISLTESGLLPRYKLAGFLQYVKLFQNDRWWVASRNLAIFGTLFIFFCVVFGLILAILLDQRIRVEGALRTIYLYPMALSFIVTGTAWRWMLNPGLGLERLVREMGFTSFTFDWLVNSKMSIYTIVIAGVWQSTGFVMALFLAGLRGIDDSIIKAAQVDGASLPKVYWRIIIPSMRPVFFSAVIIMSHIAIKSFDLVMVLTRGGPGYSSDLPATFMYTFAFTRNRLAFGAASAIIMFMAVMSIIVPYLYSELRMKRNG; this comes from the coding sequence ATGTCCAATGAGGGTCGACAAACCGGCAGGGGGTTCGCGGGGAGTCTCCAGCGCTATTTGCCCGGAATTGTCCTTTCCCCCACCATCCTCGCCGCCGTAGTTTTCATCTACGGTTTCATAATGTGGACGGCGTGGATCTCCCTGACGGAGTCCGGGCTGCTTCCTCGTTATAAATTGGCCGGGTTCCTTCAGTATGTGAAGCTTTTTCAAAACGATCGGTGGTGGGTGGCGAGCAGGAACCTGGCGATCTTTGGAACCCTTTTCATCTTTTTCTGTGTCGTATTCGGCCTCATCCTGGCGATCCTGCTGGATCAGCGGATCCGTGTCGAGGGGGCTTTGCGGACCATTTACCTTTATCCCATGGCCCTTTCCTTCATTGTCACTGGCACCGCCTGGCGGTGGATGCTCAACCCGGGTCTCGGTTTGGAGCGCCTTGTCAGGGAGATGGGGTTTACCTCTTTTACCTTCGATTGGCTGGTCAATTCCAAGATGTCCATATACACCATTGTGATAGCCGGGGTTTGGCAGTCCACGGGGTTTGTCATGGCCCTGTTCCTGGCCGGGCTCCGGGGGATCGATGATTCCATCATAAAGGCGGCTCAGGTGGATGGTGCCTCCCTGCCGAAGGTCTACTGGCGTATTATTATCCCCAGCATGCGCCCCGTTTTCTTTTCTGCGGTGATCATTATGTCTCACATCGCCATCAAGAGTTTCGACCTCGTTATGGTGCTGACCAGGGGCGGCCCCGGCTACTCTTCGGACCTGCCGGCAACTTTCATGTATACCTTTGCTTTTACCCGCAACCGTCTGGCGTTCGGGGCCGCCAGCGCTATCATCATGTTCATGGCGGTCATGTCCATCATTGTGCCTTACCTTTATTCGGAGCTGAGGATGAAGCGCAATGGCTGA
- a CDS encoding TrmH family RNA methyltransferase, translating into MAPSPLPSRPQDNITVILHRPAIPENIGSVARAMGNTGFSRLIISCPETEDWPTAGKLAVSAAHILDRAPRCGSLEEAIALSEARYLVGTTGRSRKYWQSTEIGTAAPQILSRSISGGTALLFGPESTGLNNEELTLCHTTVTLPFDGELASYNLAQAVLLVLFTLMTHAKPESPPASPDSASFEEVEGMYTHIQELLTEVGFLWEDNPDHMMKAVREFVNRAGPGESEVKMIRGVCRKLLYHLRNK; encoded by the coding sequence GTGGCCCCAAGCCCCCTTCCGTCGCGCCCGCAGGATAACATCACGGTCATCCTCCACCGACCTGCCATTCCCGAGAACATAGGATCAGTCGCCCGGGCCATGGGGAACACCGGATTTTCCAGGCTTATCATCTCCTGCCCTGAAACTGAGGACTGGCCTACCGCCGGTAAACTGGCCGTTTCGGCCGCCCACATTCTTGACAGGGCTCCCCGATGCGGTTCCCTGGAAGAAGCCATCGCCCTTTCTGAAGCCAGGTACCTCGTGGGAACCACCGGCAGGAGCAGAAAATATTGGCAGTCCACCGAGATCGGGACTGCAGCCCCCCAGATCCTCAGCCGTTCAATTTCAGGGGGAACCGCCCTACTTTTTGGTCCCGAAAGTACCGGATTAAACAATGAGGAGCTGACACTCTGCCATACGACAGTGACCCTACCCTTCGATGGGGAACTGGCCAGCTACAACCTGGCCCAGGCGGTCCTGCTCGTTCTATTCACTCTCATGACCCATGCCAAGCCTGAATCTCCACCGGCTTCTCCTGACTCTGCCTCCTTCGAGGAGGTTGAAGGGATGTATACCCACATTCAGGAACTTCTCACGGAGGTGGGGTTCCTGTGGGAGGACAACCCGGATCACATGATGAAAGCGGTGAGGGAGTTTGTGAACCGCGCGGGGCCGGGGGAGAGTGAAGTGAAGATGATCAGAGGTGTTTGCCGTAAGTTGCTGTATCATCTAAGGAACAAGTAA